A DNA window from Castanea sativa cultivar Marrone di Chiusa Pesio chromosome 7, ASM4071231v1 contains the following coding sequences:
- the LOC142643878 gene encoding uncharacterized protein LOC142643878: MDTISRALRQATWSPFSRDIKGAPMPSRFARPPFNSYTGKTGLVEHIGGGNEKIAASTFWMGLPKESGLRESLTLKPPKDMRQLMRRIEEYKHLEDDRLQSKRKEPIISYPRNNGFNPRHRKDLRIQEPGPAVGKVNATFKDPCRVLKDHLEQLVKAGHLKEFLVETGNQETGQADRLRRNLLPPPLGVIEVIHVAPRVIRVPIAKGVLTVVSTEGSVNEQSPGKKLRYRRQPIAFDDDDDLEGTIQPHHDALIVTARIRGFIVKRIMIDQGSGIDVMYLNLYRGLGLKKGDLFKYDTPLMGFDGHMVTLEGQISLLVIMGGREVMVTFIVVTCFSPYTAIFRRPWIHDMGPIPSTSHVKVKFRTDEGITVIIGDQ; encoded by the exons ATGGATACCATAAGCCGAGCATTGCGTCAAGCTACTTGGTCTCCGTTTTCTAGAGATATTAAGGGCGCGCCTATGCCGAGCCGGTTCGCACGCCCACCGTTCAATTCCTATACTGGGAAGACAGGCCTGGTGGAACAT ATTGGCGGGGGTAATGAAAAGATCGCGGCGAGCACCTTTTGGATGGGCTTACCTAAAGAATCCGGGCTGAGAGAATCATTGACCCTAAAGCCTCCAAAGGATATGAGGCAGTTGATGAGGCGTATCGAGGAGTACAAGCACTTAGAAGATGATCGGCTGCAGTCCAAGAGGAAGGAGCCAATAATCAGTTATCCTCGGAACAATGGTTTCAACCCCAGACACAGGAAGGATTTGAGAATTCAAGAGCCCGGCCCGGCGGTTGGGAAAGTCAACGCGACATTCAAGGATCCC TGTAGGGTGTTGAAAGATCACCTAGAACAGTTGGTGAAGGCGGGGCATTTGAAAGAGTTTCTGGTGGAGACAGGGAATCAGGAGACCGGACAGGCAGATCGGCTGCGTAGAAACCTTCTCCCACCCCCTTTGGGAGTGATAGAGGTCATCCACGTCGCACCGAGGGTAATTAGAGTACCCATAGCAAAAGGGGTGTTGACTGTGGTGTCAACGGAAGGAAGCGTGAACGAACAATCCCCGGGGAAGAAGCTGAGGTACCGTAGACAACCCATAGCATTTGACGACGACGACGACCTGGAAGGTACTATTCAGCCCCACCACGATGCTTTAATAGTCACGGCCCGAATAAGGGGTTTTATAGTGAAGAGAATAATGATAGATCAAGGGAGTGGCATAGATGTAATGTACTTGAACCTATACAGGGGGCTCGGCTTAAAAAAGGGGGACTTGTTCAAGTATGATACACCTTTAATGGGATTCGATGGGCATATGGTGACTCTAGAAGGACAGATTTCGCTCCTAGTTATCATGGGAGGCAGGGAGGTAATGGTGACATTCATAGTGGTCACCTGTTTCTCGCCGTACACGGCAATATTCAGAAGGCCATGGATACATGACATGGGGCCTATACCGTCTACCTCACACGTGAAAGTCAAGTTCCGAACTGACGAAGGGATTACAGTAATAATAGGTGATCAGTAA